The Cannabis sativa cultivar Pink pepper isolate KNU-18-1 unplaced genomic scaffold, ASM2916894v1 Contig3, whole genome shotgun sequence genome window below encodes:
- the LOC133033105 gene encoding protein SEED AND ROOT HAIR PROTECTIVE PROTEIN-like, producing the protein MALTMLKIIIIYPLFLSSLLIIASANYYPKDGNHNSYHVNYLKYDHLFDHLKPQQTKNTIDPIVGGVIPTMIHTIGIEGVILCHTALNTYIPIQGAVARVTCSPNYSSYDKDDVPSSMLSYESDVNGFFLVKLLVSQLKTGLNVKEDCKVFLEYSPLQTCNLPTDVNDGITGANLSFFTAFKDKVFYTLGAGPLIYTTTPKTDNTRDQYSAPTPGY; encoded by the exons atggcTCTCACCATGCTGAAGATCATAATCATATACCCTTTGTTCCTATCTTCTTTACTCATTATTGCCTCTGCTAATTACTATCCAAAAGATGGAAATCACAATTCATATCATGTGAATTACCTGAAATATGACCATCTTTTTGACCATCTGAAGCCACAACAAACAAAAAACACCATTGATCCAATAGTTGGAGGAGTAATCCCCACCATGATCCATACCATTGGGATTGAAGGAGTTATTCTTTGCCACACAGCACTTAATACATATATTCCAATCCAAG GAGCCGTGGCAAGAGTGACATGTAGTCCAAATTACTCATCATACGACAAAGATGATGTTCCTTCATCCATGTTGAGTTACGAAAGTGACGTAAATGGTTTCTTCCTTGTCAAGTTATTAGTTTCACAGCTCAAAACAGGGTTGAATGTCAAAGAAGATTGCAAAGTATTTCTCGAGTATTCTCCACTTCAGACCTGTAATCTTCCAACCGATGTTAACGATGGAATTACTGGTGCAAATCTTTCTTTCTTCACTGCTTTCAAGGACAAGGTTTTCTACACTTTGGGAGCAGGACCTCTCATCTATACCACTACCCCTAAAACTGACAATACACGTGATCAATATTCAGCACCCACTCCTGGATATTAA